From one Streptomyces sp. R41 genomic stretch:
- the corA gene encoding magnesium/cobalt transporter CorA encodes MSMAGNLRKVTALGAVDGLRRVARLTRRRARVDLSHPARSPLGSAVVNCVAYQDGARVPGGRDLVDTVERIRKSDEGFVWLGLHEPTDREFAGVAELFDLHPLAVEDAVEAHQRPKLERYGETLFAVFKTVCYVEHKELTATSEVVNTGEIMVFVGPDFVITVRHGRHGSLGPLREELEADQQQLSKGPAAVLHAIADHVVDDYVHVTDSVQADIDQVEADVFAENGARTDAGRIYQLKRELLELKRAVVPLARPVQELSTRPIRVVDPEIQAYFRDVSDHLLRVTEQIAAFDELLNSILQAHLAQVTVAQNEDMRKITAWAAVIAVPTMVCGVYGMNFDNMPELHWRFGYPLVIGVISAACLVLYRGFRRNGWL; translated from the coding sequence ATGTCCATGGCAGGGAATCTGCGGAAGGTCACGGCCCTCGGCGCGGTCGACGGCCTCCGCAGGGTGGCGCGGCTGACGCGGCGGCGCGCCCGTGTCGACCTGAGTCACCCCGCCCGGTCTCCGCTGGGCTCCGCGGTGGTCAACTGCGTGGCGTACCAGGACGGTGCCCGCGTCCCGGGCGGCCGGGATCTGGTCGACACCGTGGAGCGGATCCGCAAGAGCGACGAGGGATTCGTCTGGCTCGGACTGCACGAGCCGACGGACCGCGAGTTCGCCGGCGTCGCCGAGCTCTTCGACCTGCACCCGCTGGCCGTGGAGGACGCGGTGGAGGCGCATCAGCGCCCGAAGCTGGAGCGGTACGGCGAGACGCTGTTCGCGGTGTTCAAGACGGTCTGCTACGTCGAGCACAAGGAACTGACGGCGACCAGCGAGGTGGTGAACACCGGCGAGATCATGGTCTTCGTCGGTCCCGACTTCGTCATCACCGTGCGGCACGGACGGCACGGTTCCCTGGGCCCGCTGCGCGAGGAGCTGGAGGCCGACCAGCAGCAACTCTCCAAGGGACCGGCCGCGGTACTGCACGCGATCGCGGACCATGTGGTCGACGACTATGTGCATGTCACGGACTCGGTCCAGGCGGACATCGACCAGGTCGAGGCCGATGTGTTCGCGGAGAACGGCGCACGGACGGACGCCGGACGCATCTACCAGCTCAAGCGTGAACTCCTCGAACTGAAGCGGGCCGTGGTCCCGCTCGCCCGCCCGGTCCAGGAGCTCTCCACCCGGCCGATACGGGTGGTCGACCCGGAGATACAGGCCTACTTCCGAGACGTCTCGGACCATCTGCTGCGCGTCACCGAGCAGATCGCCGCCTTCGACGAGCTGCTCAACTCGATCCTGCAGGCGCACCTCGCACAGGTGACGGTGGCGCAGAACGAGGACATGCGGAAGATCACGGCATGGGCGGCGGTCATCGCCGTCCCGACGATGGTCTGCGGGGTGTACGGCATGAACTTCGACAACATGCCGGAGCTGCACTGGAGGTTCGGCTACCCCCTCGTCATAGGCGTGATATCCGCCGCCTGCCTCGTCCTGTACCGGGGATTCAGGCGCAACGGCTGGCTCTGA
- a CDS encoding methyltransferase domain-containing protein: MTRTDGYLLDNQQNEAGQRFDAFATLFDPTTFRHIERFGIGSGWRCWEVGAGGTSVVSWLAKKVGPTGRVIATDIDTSWAASAARPPVEVRVHDVGAEEPPGEGFDLVHARLVLVHVPDRERALRSMVKALRPGGRLLVEDADPALQPLLCPDEHGPEQQLANRLRNGFRSLLADRGADLAYGRKLPRLLREVGLSGVEADAYFPVTSPACAALESATIRQIRDQLVTAGLATHQDIDRHLANVASDSMDLATAPMISAWGRKR; encoded by the coding sequence ATGACGCGAACCGACGGGTATCTCCTCGACAACCAGCAGAACGAGGCGGGACAGCGCTTCGACGCCTTCGCCACTCTCTTCGACCCCACGACATTCCGGCACATCGAGCGCTTCGGCATCGGCTCCGGCTGGCGCTGCTGGGAGGTCGGCGCGGGCGGTACGTCCGTGGTGTCCTGGCTCGCCAAGAAGGTCGGCCCGACCGGGCGGGTCATCGCGACCGACATCGACACCTCCTGGGCGGCCTCCGCCGCCCGCCCGCCGGTCGAGGTCCGAGTCCACGACGTGGGCGCCGAGGAACCGCCGGGAGAGGGCTTCGACCTCGTGCACGCACGGCTCGTGCTGGTCCATGTGCCGGATCGGGAGCGGGCGTTGCGGTCGATGGTCAAGGCCCTGCGGCCCGGCGGCCGGCTCCTCGTCGAGGACGCCGACCCCGCGCTGCAGCCCCTGCTCTGCCCCGACGAGCACGGCCCCGAGCAACAGCTCGCGAATCGGCTGCGCAACGGCTTCCGCAGCCTGCTCGCGGACCGCGGCGCCGACCTCGCGTACGGCCGCAAACTTCCGCGCCTGCTCCGCGAGGTGGGGTTGAGCGGCGTGGAGGCCGACGCGTACTTCCCCGTCACCTCGCCCGCCTGCGCCGCTCTGGAGTCCGCGACGATCCGCCAGATCCGCGACCAGCTCGTCACCGCGGGCTTGGCCACCCACCAGGACATCGACCGCCACCTGGCCAATGTCGCCTCCGACTCCATGGACCTGGCGACGGCACCCATGATCTCGGCTTGGGGCCGCAAGCGGTAG
- a CDS encoding CBS domain-containing protein — protein MTTAGEIMHRGAQWIPAHETLDRAAQLMRELNVGALPISDENERLCGILTDRDIVVGCVAMGHDPARVTAGEMAQGTPRWIESGADVGEVLQEMKGHQIRRLPVIENKRLVGMISEADLARHLTDEQLAAWVESVYARS, from the coding sequence ATGACCACCGCCGGAGAAATCATGCACCGTGGTGCCCAGTGGATTCCCGCCCACGAGACCCTGGACCGCGCCGCCCAGCTGATGCGCGAGCTCAACGTGGGCGCCCTGCCCATCAGTGACGAGAACGAACGACTCTGCGGCATCCTCACGGACCGCGACATCGTCGTCGGCTGTGTGGCCATGGGCCACGACCCGGCGCGAGTCACCGCGGGTGAGATGGCCCAGGGCACACCGCGCTGGATCGAATCGGGCGCCGATGTCGGCGAGGTGCTCCAGGAGATGAAGGGGCACCAGATCCGTCGGCTTCCCGTGATTGAGAACAAGCGACTGGTCGGCATGATCAGCGAGGCCGACCTGGCCCGGCACCTGACGGACGAACAGCTCGCCGCCTGGGTCGAGAGCGTCTACGCCAGGAGCTGA